The following coding sequences are from one Granulicella arctica window:
- a CDS encoding TrmH family RNA methyltransferase, with product MNMDFNVVTSRANARVKQLRAAFAGQARLSGGMVAIEGDHLLEEALRSGMVLKTVFVSERRSVPGIVPRSVEVLRLAQDVFQSVVETQSPQGVAALLVPPVRTLEAVLGAASEAAPLILIACGLQDPGNLGTLVRSAEAFGATGVITTPGTVSAWNQKALRASVGSVFRMPVVSATLDEVAGLRARGVRLLAAVGAEGDAAQGVDFARACALMIGNEGQGLAAEWLEIADGQVTIPCPGPVESLNAGVAGSLLLYEASRQRTRV from the coding sequence ATGAATATGGACTTCAATGTGGTGACGAGCAGGGCGAATGCGCGGGTGAAGCAGTTGCGGGCGGCGTTTGCGGGACAGGCTCGGCTGTCGGGCGGGATGGTGGCGATTGAGGGCGACCATCTGCTGGAGGAGGCGCTGCGCAGCGGGATGGTGCTGAAGACGGTCTTCGTGAGCGAGCGGCGGAGTGTGCCGGGGATCGTCCCGCGAAGCGTCGAGGTGCTGCGGCTGGCGCAGGATGTGTTTCAGAGTGTGGTGGAGACGCAGTCGCCGCAGGGAGTGGCGGCGCTGCTGGTGCCTCCGGTGCGGACGCTGGAGGCGGTGCTGGGTGCGGCTTCGGAGGCTGCGCCGTTGATTTTGATTGCGTGCGGGTTGCAGGACCCGGGGAATTTGGGGACTCTGGTGCGGTCGGCGGAGGCGTTTGGGGCGACGGGAGTTATCACGACTCCGGGGACGGTGAGTGCATGGAACCAGAAGGCGCTGCGTGCTTCGGTTGGGTCGGTGTTTCGCATGCCGGTAGTGTCGGCGACGCTGGATGAGGTGGCGGGGCTGCGGGCTCGGGGGGTGCGGTTGCTGGCGGCTGTTGGTGCAGAGGGAGATGCGGCGCAGGGAGTGGACTTTGCGAGAGCATGTGCGCTGATGATTGGGAACGAGGGACAAGGGCTGGCGGCGGAGTGGTTGGAGATTGCGGATGGGCAGGTGACGATTCCCTGCCCTGGTCCGGTGGAGAGTTTGAATGCGGGCGTAGCGGGGAGCTTGTTGCTGTATGAGGCTTCGCGGCAGAGGACTCGCGTATGA
- a CDS encoding M13 family metallopeptidase, whose translation MIRNSATVLLAIAMGVQGYAQQATLKGIESSDLDRKVQPCDNFYEFSNGAWRAANPIPASMDRWSRRWQAGEVNKDKLRIILDEIAAQPSQASGTPAQLTGDFYAACTNVKAIDDAGATPLKPYLARIDAIHDSKELQREMRDLQAIGVTVPFLFGSVQNVHEPNNIIAGVSASGLGLPDRDYYVKPEKRFADARAAYLVYIAKLFTLTGVSADKAQASAQTVMQIETALAKASLDNVALRDPHATDHIADLDALQKMTPHFDWTAFYQNVNVQPGVINIDQPVFMAEFDRQLASTSLADWKTYLRWQLLNSEADTLSQPFVDAHFGFYQKQLAGVGELKPRGTRCAEQTDQYLGEALGQEYVKRYFPPAAKQRAQDMVTNILSAMHDTIGGLDWMTPPTKQKALEKLASVNVKVGYPDKWKDYSSITITRSDYFADSIAGNRFQVADDRTLINKPVDRSRWGMTPPTSNAYYNPVLNEIVFPAGILQPPAFGVNAADAVNYGAIGVVIGHEISHGFDDQGSQFDATGKLENWWTPDDLAKFKTKTGCVVNQFNAFTIDGAPDIHINGNLVLGESIGDLAGLKIAYLAFKKTPQGQSNVKIDGFTPDQQFFIAWGQFRGDETRPETQKLMVQGDPHPVAKYRVLGPLSNFAPFAEAFSCKSGSAMTRSATDRCIVW comes from the coding sequence ATGATCCGAAATAGTGCGACAGTATTGCTGGCGATCGCCATGGGTGTTCAAGGCTACGCGCAGCAGGCCACGCTCAAAGGCATCGAGTCCAGCGACCTCGATCGTAAGGTCCAGCCCTGCGACAACTTCTACGAGTTCTCAAACGGTGCCTGGCGCGCCGCCAACCCCATCCCAGCCTCCATGGATCGCTGGAGCCGTCGCTGGCAAGCCGGCGAGGTCAACAAAGATAAGCTCCGCATCATCCTCGACGAGATCGCCGCGCAGCCCTCTCAGGCTTCAGGCACCCCCGCTCAGTTGACCGGAGACTTCTACGCCGCCTGCACCAACGTCAAAGCCATCGACGACGCTGGTGCAACGCCCCTCAAGCCCTACCTCGCGCGCATCGATGCCATCCACGACAGCAAAGAACTCCAGCGTGAAATGCGAGATCTCCAGGCCATCGGCGTAACCGTCCCATTCCTCTTCGGCAGCGTGCAGAACGTGCATGAGCCAAATAACATCATCGCCGGCGTGAGCGCCTCTGGCCTCGGCCTGCCGGATCGCGACTACTACGTCAAGCCGGAGAAGCGCTTCGCTGACGCGCGCGCCGCCTATCTCGTCTACATCGCCAAGCTCTTTACGCTCACCGGTGTCTCTGCGGACAAGGCACAAGCGTCCGCCCAGACCGTCATGCAGATCGAGACTGCCCTCGCCAAGGCTTCGCTCGACAACGTCGCCCTCCGCGATCCGCACGCCACCGATCACATCGCCGACCTCGACGCGTTGCAGAAGATGACACCCCACTTCGACTGGACCGCCTTCTATCAAAACGTGAACGTCCAGCCCGGGGTCATCAACATCGATCAGCCCGTCTTCATGGCAGAGTTTGACCGCCAACTGGCCTCAACCTCGCTCGCCGACTGGAAGACCTACCTCCGCTGGCAGCTCCTCAACAGCGAAGCCGATACCCTCTCCCAGCCCTTTGTCGACGCCCATTTCGGCTTCTACCAAAAGCAGCTCGCCGGTGTCGGCGAACTCAAGCCTCGCGGCACCCGCTGCGCCGAGCAGACCGATCAGTACCTCGGTGAAGCCCTCGGTCAGGAGTACGTCAAGCGCTACTTCCCGCCCGCGGCCAAACAGCGCGCCCAGGACATGGTCACCAACATTCTCTCCGCCATGCACGACACCATCGGCGGCCTGGACTGGATGACCCCGCCAACCAAACAGAAGGCCCTTGAAAAGCTCGCCTCCGTCAACGTCAAGGTCGGCTATCCCGACAAATGGAAGGACTACTCCTCCATCACCATCACCCGCAGCGACTACTTCGCGGACTCCATCGCCGGCAACCGCTTCCAGGTCGCCGATGATCGCACTCTGATCAACAAGCCCGTAGACCGCAGCCGCTGGGGCATGACGCCTCCCACCTCAAACGCCTACTACAACCCCGTCCTGAACGAGATCGTCTTTCCAGCAGGCATCCTCCAGCCACCCGCCTTCGGCGTCAACGCCGCCGATGCAGTCAACTATGGAGCCATCGGGGTCGTCATCGGTCACGAGATCTCGCATGGCTTCGACGATCAGGGTTCGCAGTTCGACGCCACCGGCAAGTTGGAAAATTGGTGGACCCCCGACGACCTCGCCAAGTTCAAAACCAAAACCGGTTGCGTCGTCAACCAGTTCAACGCCTTCACCATCGACGGTGCGCCGGACATTCATATCAACGGCAACCTCGTCCTCGGCGAGTCCATCGGCGACCTCGCCGGTCTCAAGATCGCCTACCTCGCCTTCAAAAAGACCCCGCAAGGCCAGTCAAACGTGAAGATCGACGGCTTCACCCCCGACCAGCAGTTCTTCATCGCATGGGGCCAGTTCCGCGGCGACGAAACCCGCCCCGAGACGCAGAAGCTGATGGTACAAGGTGATCCGCATCCCGTCGCCAAGTACCGCGTCCTCGGTCCTCTATCCAACTTCGCACCCTTCGCCGAAGCCTTCAGTTGCAAGTCCGGATCAGCTATGACCCGCTCCGCAACCGACCGCTGCATCGTCTGGTAA
- a CDS encoding DinB family protein: MSNQDKNDQAGESKEIRKQLLALLKGGQAHVTFDDAVKGFPANLRGKVPDGLPYSAWQILEHMRITQRDILNFSAPPTGGYQPIEWPDDYWPKSAEPPSASAWEHCIADIRTDRERFETLLTKEDSDLAKPFRWGNGQNLLREALLIADHNAYHLGELIVLRRLLGAWHK, from the coding sequence ATGAGCAATCAGGACAAGAACGACCAAGCCGGGGAATCCAAAGAAATCCGCAAACAGCTTCTCGCCCTCCTCAAAGGCGGACAGGCCCACGTCACCTTCGACGATGCGGTGAAAGGCTTTCCTGCCAACCTCCGCGGAAAGGTTCCCGACGGCCTGCCCTACTCCGCCTGGCAGATCCTCGAGCACATGCGCATCACCCAGCGCGACATCCTCAACTTCAGTGCCCCGCCCACCGGCGGCTACCAGCCCATCGAGTGGCCGGACGACTACTGGCCCAAGTCCGCCGAGCCGCCCTCCGCCAGCGCCTGGGAGCACTGCATCGCCGACATCCGCACCGACCGCGAGCGCTTCGAAACCCTCCTCACCAAAGAAGACTCCGACCTCGCCAAGCCCTTCCGCTGGGGCAACGGCCAGAACCTCCTCCGCGAGGCCCTCCTCATCGCCGACCACAACGCCTACCACCTCGGCGAGCTTATCGTCCTCCGCCGCCTGCTAGGAGCGTGGCACAAGTAG
- a CDS encoding replication-associated recombination protein A: MSLFDASPMAAANTARQAPLAERMRPRTLAEYTGQEHLLGEGMPLRLAIEKDDAASLIFWGPPGVGKTTLAKIIAQVTQASFIEFSAVLSGIKEIKQVMVEAEKAAGFGSRTILFVDEIHRFNKAQQDAFLPYVERGTIRLIGATTENPSFEINAALLSRCRVYTLRALTEEQVMGLLLRALNDAERGLGTLGVEADEDALAMMASYASGDARNALNALEVAAKIADGRGERTITKAMAAEALQRRVLLYDKKGEQHYDIISALHKSVRNSDADAALYWLGRMLEAGEDPMYCARRIVRMAVEDIGLAAPEALNLCLSARDAMHFLGQPEGGLALAQAVVYLALAPKSNAVYTAYGAVQADIQATAAEPVPLHLRNAPTKLMKSLDYGKDYQYAHDVEGRVADMQCLPGSLAGRRYYQPTNEGREKLLAQRMEEIARIKTSKR, encoded by the coding sequence ATGAGCTTGTTTGACGCATCGCCGATGGCGGCTGCAAATACGGCACGGCAGGCTCCGCTGGCGGAGCGGATGCGGCCACGGACGCTTGCGGAGTACACCGGGCAGGAGCATCTGTTGGGCGAGGGGATGCCGCTGCGGCTGGCGATCGAGAAGGACGATGCGGCGTCGCTGATCTTCTGGGGGCCTCCGGGGGTGGGCAAGACGACGCTGGCGAAGATTATTGCGCAGGTGACGCAGGCTAGCTTCATTGAGTTCTCCGCGGTGCTGAGCGGCATCAAGGAGATCAAGCAGGTGATGGTGGAGGCAGAGAAGGCGGCGGGGTTTGGGTCGCGGACCATTCTGTTTGTGGATGAGATTCATCGCTTCAACAAGGCGCAGCAGGATGCGTTTCTGCCATATGTGGAGAGGGGAACGATTCGGCTGATTGGAGCGACGACGGAGAACCCTTCGTTTGAGATCAATGCGGCGCTGCTGTCGCGGTGTCGCGTGTATACGCTGCGGGCGCTGACAGAAGAGCAGGTGATGGGGTTGCTGCTGCGGGCGCTGAACGATGCGGAGCGCGGGCTGGGGACGCTGGGCGTTGAGGCGGATGAGGATGCGCTGGCGATGATGGCGTCTTACGCGAGCGGCGATGCGCGCAATGCCCTGAATGCGCTGGAGGTTGCGGCGAAGATTGCGGATGGGCGCGGCGAACGGACGATTACGAAGGCGATGGCGGCGGAGGCGTTGCAGCGACGCGTGCTGCTGTACGACAAGAAGGGCGAGCAGCACTACGACATTATTTCGGCGCTGCACAAGAGCGTGCGCAACTCGGACGCGGATGCGGCGTTGTACTGGCTGGGGCGGATGCTGGAGGCGGGCGAAGATCCGATGTACTGCGCGCGGCGGATTGTGCGGATGGCGGTGGAGGATATTGGGCTGGCGGCTCCGGAGGCGCTGAATCTTTGCCTGAGTGCGCGGGATGCAATGCACTTTCTGGGGCAGCCGGAGGGTGGGTTGGCGTTGGCGCAGGCGGTGGTGTACCTGGCGCTGGCTCCGAAGTCGAATGCGGTGTACACGGCGTATGGGGCGGTGCAGGCGGATATTCAGGCTACCGCTGCTGAGCCGGTTCCGCTGCATCTGCGGAATGCTCCGACGAAGCTGATGAAGTCGCTCGACTATGGGAAGGACTACCAGTACGCGCACGATGTGGAGGGGCGCGTGGCGGATATGCAGTGCCTGCCGGGCTCGCTGGCGGGGCGGCGGTACTACCAGCCGACGAACGAGGGGCGCGAGAAGCTGCTGGCGCAGCGGATGGAAGAGATTGCTCGGATCAAGACGTCGAAACGGTAG
- a CDS encoding GNAT family N-acetyltransferase: MGWSRTYFLTTDRLGFSQWNEADLALAMTLWGDPRVSSLIGGPFTPDEVGERLSREIEMMSAYKVQYWPVFSLQTHELVGCAGLRPYRSDEQIFEMGVHLRPDYWSQGFAQEAARAVIDFAFETLGVQGLFAGHHPENVASGRFLPRLGFRFTHEEFYPPTGLHHPSYRLMNPRALLVPRS; the protein is encoded by the coding sequence GTGGGTTGGTCGCGGACTTATTTTTTGACGACGGATCGTCTTGGGTTCAGCCAGTGGAACGAAGCTGATCTGGCTTTGGCCATGACGCTTTGGGGTGATCCCAGGGTATCTTCGCTGATCGGTGGCCCTTTTACTCCGGATGAGGTCGGCGAACGACTCAGTCGCGAGATCGAAATGATGAGCGCCTACAAGGTTCAATACTGGCCTGTCTTCTCTCTTCAAACGCATGAGCTTGTCGGATGCGCCGGATTGCGGCCTTACCGGAGTGACGAGCAGATTTTTGAGATGGGAGTTCATCTGCGACCCGATTACTGGAGCCAGGGTTTCGCTCAAGAGGCGGCACGCGCTGTGATTGATTTTGCGTTCGAAACGCTTGGCGTCCAGGGGCTCTTTGCCGGGCATCATCCGGAGAATGTAGCGTCGGGGCGATTTCTCCCGAGACTTGGGTTTCGTTTTACTCATGAGGAGTTTTATCCCCCTACAGGTCTCCATCATCCTTCGTATCGGCTGATGAACCCTCGTGCCCTACTTGTGCCACGCTCCTAG
- a CDS encoding CoA-binding protein, which translates to MNEPELIRSMLAAKSIAVIGLSDRPDRPSHYVSAYMQQHGYTIYPVNPSLDTVLGEKSYASLSDLPIKPDVVNVFRTPNFIPAIVDEMLTLGLPNLWVQQGIVNLEAAARAEASGIRVVMDRCLMVEHRRAQPS; encoded by the coding sequence ATGAACGAACCCGAACTCATCCGCTCCATGCTCGCCGCGAAGTCCATCGCCGTCATCGGCCTCTCCGACCGGCCCGACCGCCCCAGCCACTACGTCTCCGCCTACATGCAGCAGCACGGATACACCATCTACCCGGTCAATCCATCGCTCGACACCGTACTCGGGGAAAAATCTTACGCCTCGCTGAGCGATCTCCCCATCAAGCCTGACGTCGTCAACGTCTTCCGCACGCCGAACTTCATCCCCGCCATCGTCGACGAGATGCTCACCCTCGGCCTCCCCAACCTCTGGGTCCAGCAGGGAATCGTCAACCTCGAAGCCGCCGCCCGAGCCGAGGCAAGCGGCATCCGCGTCGTCATGGACCGCTGCCTCATGGTCGAGCACCGCCGGGCGCAGCCTTCCTGA
- a CDS encoding protein-disulfide reductase DsbD family protein, translated as MTFRRPAALFTLLFALLALPRAHAQMQEVGDGGPGPIKAQHITLELVSLAPAIAPGGTQQVGLVVTLEEKWHVYWMNAGDAGEPPKITWTLPTGITAGPMQFPIPSRLPNGPLMDFGYEDAVAFPVQLTAASTLKPGPVHLDAHVRWLVCREVCIPGKAHLGLNLNVAPGAPVGQPVGALGAALKLIPTPLPDDAKFTVKGGKTDLVLTLTTGDSEPDAEFYPADPDQIINAAEQKITVLPDGIQLRIPRAPELTRLPNELHGVIKLADDVAYEVTAPVVPGEVAVTPGSGAPTPATSGVTTITAIGLAFVGGIILNLMPCVFPVLFLKGLALVQSSNEERSRLRSHGLVYTLGILVSFWIIVGALLILRAGGSQAGWGFQLQSPTFIAVLAAGLFFFALSLAGQFDLGLSLTSVGGDLAQKQGYTGSFFTGVLATIVATPCTAPLMGAAIGFALAQPAGITFAVFTALGLGLATPYLALSFQPAWTRILPRPGAWMEVLKQLTAVPLFATVIWLVWVYGRLYSSPTEAGQGVDHLALLLGCLLLLAIAGWALGKWPARRGSTIAAVLLAALGLAIPLYQPKDTSLVWTSYTQQALDQARAAGRPVFIDFTAAWCLSCQVNERAVLKSADVQKQFRDHNVTLLRADWTQYDPEITKELASINRSGVPTYVIYPAAPSAPADVLPELLTKDIVLTALTKDTKP; from the coding sequence ATGACCTTCCGCCGACCAGCCGCCCTGTTCACTCTTCTGTTTGCCCTGCTTGCGCTTCCTCGCGCTCACGCCCAGATGCAGGAGGTCGGCGACGGCGGCCCCGGCCCCATCAAAGCGCAGCACATCACGCTGGAGCTCGTCTCGCTCGCCCCTGCTATCGCGCCCGGCGGAACCCAGCAGGTTGGCCTCGTCGTTACGCTCGAGGAGAAGTGGCACGTCTACTGGATGAACGCCGGCGACGCAGGCGAGCCGCCGAAGATCACCTGGACCCTCCCCACCGGCATCACCGCCGGTCCTATGCAATTTCCCATCCCCAGTCGCCTCCCTAACGGCCCGCTTATGGACTTCGGCTACGAGGATGCCGTCGCCTTTCCCGTCCAGCTCACCGCCGCCAGCACCCTCAAGCCCGGCCCCGTGCACCTCGACGCCCACGTCCGCTGGCTCGTCTGCCGTGAGGTCTGCATCCCCGGCAAGGCCCACCTCGGCCTGAACCTCAACGTCGCTCCCGGCGCACCCGTCGGGCAGCCTGTCGGCGCACTCGGAGCAGCCCTCAAGCTTATTCCCACGCCGCTTCCGGACGATGCGAAGTTCACCGTCAAAGGTGGCAAGACCGACCTCGTCCTCACCCTCACCACCGGCGATAGTGAACCCGACGCCGAGTTCTATCCCGCCGACCCTGACCAAATCATCAACGCCGCCGAGCAGAAGATCACTGTGCTCCCCGACGGCATCCAGCTCCGTATCCCCCGCGCTCCCGAGCTCACCAGGCTCCCCAACGAGCTCCACGGCGTCATCAAGCTCGCCGACGACGTAGCTTATGAGGTCACCGCGCCCGTCGTCCCCGGCGAGGTCGCCGTAACCCCCGGCAGTGGAGCTCCCACGCCCGCAACCTCCGGCGTCACCACCATCACCGCCATCGGCCTTGCCTTCGTCGGCGGCATCATCCTCAACCTGATGCCCTGCGTCTTCCCGGTCCTCTTCCTCAAGGGACTCGCGCTCGTACAGTCCTCGAATGAGGAGCGCAGCCGCCTCCGCAGCCACGGGCTCGTCTACACCCTCGGCATCCTCGTCTCCTTTTGGATCATCGTCGGAGCCCTGCTCATCCTCCGCGCAGGCGGAAGCCAGGCCGGATGGGGCTTCCAGCTCCAGTCGCCCACCTTCATCGCCGTCCTCGCAGCAGGTCTCTTCTTCTTCGCTCTGTCCCTCGCCGGACAGTTCGATCTCGGCCTCTCCCTCACCAGCGTCGGCGGCGACCTCGCACAGAAGCAGGGCTACACCGGCAGCTTCTTCACCGGAGTCCTCGCCACTATCGTCGCCACCCCTTGCACCGCGCCGCTCATGGGAGCCGCCATCGGCTTCGCATTAGCCCAACCCGCCGGGATCACCTTCGCCGTCTTCACCGCCCTCGGCCTCGGCCTTGCGACGCCATATTTAGCTCTCAGCTTCCAGCCCGCCTGGACACGCATCCTCCCGCGCCCCGGCGCATGGATGGAGGTCCTCAAGCAGCTCACCGCCGTCCCGCTCTTCGCCACCGTCATCTGGCTCGTCTGGGTCTACGGACGTCTCTACTCCTCGCCGACAGAGGCTGGCCAGGGCGTCGATCACCTCGCCCTGCTCCTCGGCTGCCTCCTGCTGCTGGCCATCGCCGGATGGGCGCTCGGTAAATGGCCCGCCCGTCGTGGTAGCACCATCGCTGCTGTCCTGCTCGCGGCCCTCGGCCTCGCCATCCCGCTCTACCAGCCCAAAGACACCAGCCTCGTCTGGACCTCCTACACCCAGCAGGCCCTCGACCAGGCCCGAGCCGCAGGCCGCCCCGTCTTCATCGACTTCACCGCCGCCTGGTGCCTGAGCTGCCAGGTCAACGAGCGCGCCGTTCTGAAGTCTGCGGACGTCCAGAAGCAGTTTCGCGACCACAACGTCACCCTCCTCCGCGCCGACTGGACCCAGTACGATCCCGAGATCACCAAAGAGCTCGCCTCCATCAACCGCAGCGGCGTCCCCACCTACGTCATCTACCCCGCCGCACCCTCCGCCCCGGCCGACGTCCTTCCCGAGCTGCTCACCAAGGACATCGTCCTCACCGCACTGACAAAAGACACCAAACCATAA
- a CDS encoding PQQ-like beta-propeller repeat protein, which translates to MIACFGLLTGLHAQTPPTVVHGPAQLPGKGLAQHDFLYAGESHNRRIFIVRKGQIVWSYDDPAGRGEVSDAVMLSNGNILFAHQFGVTEITPDKKVVWNYEPPAGHEVHTAIPIGTDHVLYIQNGDPAILRVVNIVTGKTEREFNLATKQPVSVHGQFRHARLTTQGTLLVAHMDLSKVVEYDSTGKELASYPADVPWGVTPLPGGNILITDRHGVREITHSGNAVWTFSTVDAPGYALPNMQQAWRLPNGNTVVDNWSSEWNPSPESGPGTVQAIELTPAKQIVWALREWEPPANLGPATTIQFLDEPSAPENVHFGEIR; encoded by the coding sequence ATGATTGCTTGTTTCGGACTCCTCACCGGGCTTCATGCTCAGACGCCTCCAACCGTAGTGCATGGCCCCGCGCAACTGCCCGGCAAGGGGCTTGCGCAGCACGATTTCCTCTACGCCGGAGAGTCGCACAATCGCAGGATCTTCATTGTGCGCAAGGGGCAGATCGTCTGGAGCTACGACGACCCAGCCGGCAGGGGAGAGGTCAGCGATGCGGTGATGCTCTCCAATGGCAACATCCTCTTCGCGCATCAGTTCGGCGTCACCGAAATCACCCCAGACAAAAAGGTGGTGTGGAACTACGAGCCGCCCGCAGGTCATGAGGTCCATACCGCCATCCCCATTGGGACGGATCACGTGCTGTACATCCAGAACGGCGACCCCGCCATCCTGCGCGTCGTCAACATCGTCACCGGAAAAACCGAGAGGGAGTTCAACCTGGCGACGAAGCAGCCGGTCAGCGTGCACGGGCAGTTCCGCCATGCTCGCTTGACCACACAGGGAACCCTCCTCGTAGCCCACATGGACTTGAGCAAGGTCGTCGAGTACGACTCCACCGGAAAAGAACTCGCCTCTTATCCCGCCGACGTTCCCTGGGGCGTCACGCCTTTACCAGGCGGCAATATCCTCATCACGGATCGGCACGGCGTCCGCGAGATCACTCACAGCGGCAACGCCGTTTGGACCTTCAGCACCGTCGACGCGCCCGGCTACGCCTTACCCAACATGCAGCAGGCGTGGAGGCTGCCCAACGGCAATACGGTCGTCGATAACTGGTCGAGTGAATGGAACCCCTCCCCAGAGAGCGGCCCAGGAACGGTACAGGCCATCGAGCTCACTCCAGCAAAACAGATCGTCTGGGCGCTGCGGGAGTGGGAGCCTCCCGCAAACCTCGGCCCCGCGACCACTATCCAGTTTCTCGACGAGCCCTCGGCGCCCGAGAACGTTCACTTCGGAGAAATTCGCTAA